The DNA sequence AAAttaggaaacaataatttaaataaataaaataatggttatagagtgtgaatattgagtcttcaaatttgaagatgaagatgaatgtaCTTTAGctaaaagcttgacatttgagaatatggtgaatccaatgccaggattttaaaatcaaaatcattaaattttgaagattggactcatttgatgagtccaatactAGTGCTCTAAGGACTTTACTTGCTCTTGAATCAGTCGTTCATTCATTCATTATCCAAAAGCAACGGAGATGAAAATTGTTTACTTCCCATTTTGTAGATATAATAATCGGAGTAGGGGTGCAAGCGAAGACATGCATTAACCCATCAACATCAATATAAGTTTTAAGTTGACATTTTTAAACCCTTTAAGAATATGCCACAAACACATTGTTGATAGAATATGAAACCACTCACTTTGGTTAGGTTAATTAGTGAGTGTCATTATCTAATGTCGGTATGTATGAATTATAATACGATGGATTCATTATgtcaaaaacaaatatttttttttcggttttcaaattatttttatttttgttatattacatgaataagtgttattttaaataataaaatctttatttttttaaaaaattaaacaaaaataaaaaagaaaacgacaaagaaaataaataaataaaaaatgaaagaaggagGTTCTCAAAGAATTTTTGCAAATTTCGCTTTAGGCTGAATATCatttagaataataatagatataattataaggagctttgctacacaacctccaccacactccacactccacactccacatttttttaaattttttaaatttttaatatttttttaaaatttttttttgagtttattctttttaaattatttcaaattttttattcattattcatataataaatatttaataaaaaaaaataataaaaattaaaaataatgtggagtgtagaggttgtgtgaatagtaagatgttgagtagatttttttaattataagttgtgcctgatattttttttttaaaagactaaaatttattattaaattttgtttaaaaaaaaaatgtgccaCGTTTACTCtattatttaagttttttcCGAGCGACGGAgaataattgaaattgggaaAGTCAAGGTAAAGGAATAGTACTTATCTGTCCCATCCGACAAGGCTGGGATAAGTTTTTAGTTTCTGTACACTGTATATCCAACACGTCAAGGCCACCTAATAAAACTGCTCTTACACGCACACGGAGACAGTGTCCCCAGTCTCCATTATTACAAACAATAAACACCCTTAAACCAAACCAAGGTCGTTTACGAATAAatgcattataatttttttaaaatttttatataaaatataataaataatttaattttttaaataataataattttaaaaaataatattttaataatattttatttaattcatctaaaattttctcattatttaaattaacaaatcaatttaaatttaaaattcacctcaatttatcttatttcattattataatttttttaattttttatataaaatataataaataatttaaaatttttaaataataataatattaaaaataatattttatttaatttatttaaaattatttcaattcatccctaaaaataatGGGCCTTAATTAAGCATGGTCTTTGGTCTTCAATgaatttccctctctctctctctctctctctctctctctaacgcGCCATTCCCACGTTTCCTTTCTTTAACCTCTCTCTTTGTTCAAAGCTCGTTAGCCACCAAACCCCACGTCTTTTCCAACACATTTGACAAGGATCGGAGACAGTACCAAACTCATTTTCTCACGCAGAGACCGATTCTAGAGAGATGTTGGAGCTGTGCAGGGGACCATTGGGGAGGTGCTTTGGTGGAGGAAGGGATAGGGATGGGCTTCTGTGGCACACGGACTTGAAGCCCCACGCATTAGGGGACTACTCCTTCGCCGTGGTGCAAGCCAACTCGTTTCTCGAAGACCAGGGACAAGTTTTCACCTCTCCTTCCGCTACCTACGTCGGTGTCTACGACGGCCATGGCGGCCCCGAAGCTTCTCGCTTCATCACCCACCACCTTTTCCCTTTCCTTCACAGTATGTTCATCTTAATTTCTCTGTTTTCATTATGATGTTTCGATTTCTGTTGTGAAGTAACTGCCCGTTGGCTTGCTGTggaaatattagaaaaaaaatggaaatccaAATTTTGATTCTTCAGTTTGCGATTATCTGTGACTAAAGAACCACTaccattataatttataattttgctCAGATGAGGTGACTGACTTTAGCTGGCTTCCATTCTCTCAGGATTCAATCCATcagaaaaagaatatttttactagaattttaatttctttcttgggCTCAGTTCTtatttctcagcaaccaaacagaggTTAATTGATCACACAATCATTTTTGAGTCACAATTTTCCAATATAAATGAGCTTcttatttagtttaaaaaattagttgtttatctttttattttcttcccccCCTCAGAATTTGCAACAGAAGAGGGTGGATTGTCAGAGGACGTTATCAAGAAGGCATTTGATGCCACAGAACAGGAATTCTTACACCTGGTGAAGCGATCTTGGCCGGCTCAACCGCAGATTGCTTCAGTGGGTTCATGTTGTCTCGTTGGGGCAATTTCGAATGATGTTTTATATGTGGCTAATCTTGGGGACTCGAGGGCTGTTCTGGGTCGCAGAGGCTCAGGAATGGTTAACAGTCCGGTGGTGGCAGAGCGGTTATCTACTGATCATAATGTAGGAGTGGAGGAGGTGAGGAAAGAAGTCAAGGCGCTTCACCCTGATGATTCACACATTGTGGTGTATTCCCGAGGAGTTTGGCGAATCAAGGGCATTATTCAGGTAAGAATgactttgtttctttctttgtcGTATCTCTATGGTGAGTTGTGATTGATGTAAgctttgatggttgtgtttaaaTTTTGAGTGAATTCAATATGTAAGCAAAGGGGTATCTTATGGCTGTTTCCCGGAGGTTGATATGATCTACATGTGGCTCTAGTATTGTTTACTAATATGCATAGATAAATTTGAAAGTTCacttgaattaagatgagtgaTATCTTATATCGTTCAAATTGTGCTATTATACTGCAGtggtgatatgatatgatttatattgaattttgtttcaaaatttacaATACAACTACTTGGACCGTTATGTTGCTACATTTGATATGATGGTTGTTTAATGTTTAGTAGAGTCCTTGATGCACTTTGCGTTCTGTTGGAGTGCTCAACTGGAGATTTGCATTTTTGGCAGTTTAAATGACAAGTTCCTTGGCTTTGAATTATTGGCTTACTTTGAACCATTTACTATAAATTGGTTCGGTTTTCTCTAATTCCCATTAAAGAGTAATATGAAGCTGGGTGATACTAGCAGTCGCAAGTGGGAGAATAATGCAGATTTAAAGGATTTCAGTCTTTGTTGATTCTAGATGGTATTATGGTTATGGTTTTAGTGGGATAAAATTACCGTTGGACTCTTACATGAGTATATAAACAGATTATGCACTTGGTAATTGTGACGCGACGAGT is a window from the Juglans regia cultivar Chandler chromosome 7, Walnut 2.0, whole genome shotgun sequence genome containing:
- the LOC109013874 gene encoding probable protein phosphatase 2C 63; translation: MLELCRGPLGRCFGGGRDRDGLLWHTDLKPHALGDYSFAVVQANSFLEDQGQVFTSPSATYVGVYDGHGGPEASRFITHHLFPFLHKFATEEGGLSEDVIKKAFDATEQEFLHLVKRSWPAQPQIASVGSCCLVGAISNDVLYVANLGDSRAVLGRRGSGMVNSPVVAERLSTDHNVGVEEVRKEVKALHPDDSHIVVYSRGVWRIKGIIQVSRSIGDVYLKKPEFNRGPLFHHFGPLIPLKRPVMTAEPSIVIRKLNPDDMFLIFATDGLWEHLSDEAAVEIVLKNPRVGIAKRLVRAAIQEAARKREMRYEDIKRIERGVRRHFHDDITVIIMYLDHSRGSSVNGGYKDHCLVDCTSAPVDIFSLNTDADEAEVSLHAVS